One region of Kazachstania africana CBS 2517 chromosome 3, complete genome genomic DNA includes:
- the EFM2 gene encoding S-adenosylmethionine-dependent methyltransferase (similar to Saccharomyces cerevisiae YBR271W; ancestral locus Anc_1.325) has translation MFDPLDLYEVAEANVEETLTFVESNSVGAPEYYENKIDDDSPIDILDLPSIRYAPENVVLCVLRLLRPNTQVNFHADTEGVVSIDSIRKQKEISENVMDEVINWYGPNARLNTVEKIFTKIPSNSLSKDTLLSYYTSVLKHFTDNKDIVKEVTLRISENCGRNAMPSTYREFQINNLKKIVKLFEPSLTNDNLGWKTWGSSLILSNILCDRIDENFLKSFNGKRILELGSGTGLVGISVASKLEEIGVLDEYEIYLTDLPEIVTNLEKNISINQLANRVVSDVLDWTNPESFVSNYGDTRFDVLLISDPIYSSKHPQWVVNMIDNFLSQDNHQARCYLQIPIRDKFANERENLKKLLVDKNFEVVKEMYSKGFDDWGEVKYYYRELKRKSD, from the coding sequence ATGTTCGATCCACTAGATTTGTATGAGGTAGCTGAAGCTAACGTAGAAGAGACACTCACTTTTGTCGAGTCGAATTCTGTTGGAGCTCCGGAATATTacgaaaataaaattgatgatgattcaCCGATTGATATATTAGACCTTCCATCAATAAGATATGCACCAGAGAATGTAGTATTGTGTGTTCTACGACTCTTAAGACCAAATACTCAAGTGAACTTTCACGCGGACACTGAAGGAGTCGTTTCTATTGATAGTATACgtaaacaaaaagaaatatcagAGAATGTAATGGATGAAGTTATAAATTGGTACGGCCCAAATGCCAGGTTGAATACGGTAGAGAAAATCTTCACCAAAATACCAAGTAATTCCCTAAGTAAAGATACCTTATTATCCTACTATACTTCCGTGTTGAAGCATTTTACAGATAACAAAGATATAGTTAAAGAAGTCACTTTACGTATTTCAGAGAATTGTGGTCGTAACGCCATGCCTTCTACCTATAGGGAATTTCAgataaataatttgaaaaaaattgtgaaACTATTTGAGCCCTCGTTGACGAATGATAACTTGGGGTGGAAGACGTGGGGATCGTCACTCATTTTATCGAATATTTTATGTGATAggattgatgaaaattttctaaaaagCTTCAATGGTAAGAGAATATTGGAATTAGGTTCAGGAACAGGTTTAGTTGGCATATCAGTAGCATCTAAACTTGAAGAGATCGGGGTTTTAgatgaatatgaaatttatcTTACTGATTTACCAGAGATTGTTACTAAtctggaaaaaaatattagtATCAATCAACTTGCTAATAGAGTAGTTTCTGATGTATTAGATTGGACAAATCCTGAGAGCTTTGTGTCAAACTATGGTGATACTAGATTTGATGTGCTTTTAATATCAGACCCCATATATTCATCGAAACATCCTCAATGGGTTGTGAATATGATCGATAATTTTTTGTCACAAGATAATCATCAAGCAAGATGTTATTTACAGATACCTATTAGAGATAAATTTGCTAATGAAAGAgagaatttaaaaaaattattagttgataaaaatttcgAAGTTGTAAAGGAAATGTATAGTAAAGGTTTTGATGACTGGGGTGAAGTAAAATACTATTATAGAGAacttaaaagaaaatcagATTAA
- the HSM3 gene encoding Hsm3p (similar to Saccharomyces cerevisiae HSM3 (YBR272C); ancestral locus Anc_1.333): protein MSSIQLLLSDLNASLSIEPLPRDVNDQILKSALNLKTISSLDDQSIMLQVLDKIKSLLYRDNIRTLDYTLLFDLSDIILQLVDSELLNQIISLEDLHKALESSNTNIIILSCKIITKFNTFKTFQTDLLYLYFNTETEDIKLISEVENIFQYHVLTNCGDDLVQDNLSFLSMVKNSNSPVLISRLLEFLTISMENSQFNQIYIFDINYIYKFLNLDIFLFINLLRFYTNILNREAWGQLDLFMPIMEESAKIFSKQDEMFPEIKSFALSYLFKFFAKISYLSDDSYFKTLDDKYFHITSNDYIIDFLSFVNPLYLMKYYHDFIEGYVKIKPSHLSILRNLISNITTFNLIQPMLTTNNILEMPFLEQLVLTEKISQFKYSSIYLVNLLPKLMSDILDTNIIEPECLQFKENIVDNLLNVLSKEELNIWYTPLNDEYLKITHNLPPSSKRNPKTNIASEFM from the coding sequence ATGTCGTCTATACAGCTGCTATTATCTGATTTGAATGCTTCTCTATCCATTGAACCATTACCTAGGGACGTCAATGATCAAATTCTGAAATCCgctttgaatttgaagactATTTCATCCTTAGATGATCAATCTATAATGCTACAAGTTTTGgataaaatcaaatctCTGTTATACAGAGATAACATACGAACTCTAGATTATACTTTACTATTTGATCTTTCAGATATCATCCTTCAATTGGTTGATTCGGAACTTCTAAACCAAATAATATCTCTGGAAGATTTACACAAAGCTCTAGAGTCTTCAAATACTAACATAATCATACTGTCTTGTAAGATTATAACCAAATTTAatactttcaaaactttcCAAACTGATTTACTCTATCTATATTTCAATACAGAAACCGAGGACATTAAACTAATTAGTGAAGTCGAAAATATCTTCCAATACCATGTACTTACCAATTGTGGAGATGATTTAGTGCAAGACAATCTCAGTTTCTTATCAATGGTTAAGAATTCAAATAGTCCAGTGTTAATTTCGAGattattagaatttttaacaatttcaatggaaaATTCACAATTCAACCAAATTTATATCTTCGATATTAACtatatttacaaattcCTAAATTTAGACATCTTTCTGTTTATTAATTTACTCAGATTCTACACGAATATTCTAAATAGAGAGGCATGGGGGCAACTTGATTTGTTTATGCCAATAATGGAAGAATCCGCTAAGATATTCTCAAAACAAGATGAGATGTTCCCAGAAATTAAATCTTTTGCATTATCctatcttttcaaattttttgctAAAATTTCATACCTTTCGGATGATTCCTATTTTAAGACTTTAGATGATAAGTATTTCCACATTACCAGTAACGACTATATCATCGACTTTCTATCTTTTGTCAACCCAttatatttaatgaaatattatcatgattttattgaagGTTACGTGAAAATTAAGCCATCCCATCTTTCCATACtaagaaatttgatttctaACATCACAACTTTCAACTTAATTCAACCAATGTTGACCACTAATAATATCTTAGAAATGCCTTTTCTGGAACAACTAGTACTGACTGAAAAAATCTCGCAATTCAAGTATTCTTCAATCTATCTAGTAAATCTTTTGCCAAAATTAATGTCAGATATTCTAGATACCAATATAATCGAACCAGAATGTCTgcaattcaaagaaaatatagtCGATAATCTGCTAAATGTTCTATCAAAGGAAGAATTAAACATCTGGTATACACCATTAAATGATGagtatttgaaaatcaCACACAATTTACCTCCATCAAGTAAACGAAATCCAAAGACTAATATAGCCAGCGAGTTTATGTGA
- the UBX7 gene encoding Ubx7p (similar to Saccharomyces cerevisiae UBX7 (YBR273C) and UBX6 (YJL048C); ancestral locus Anc_1.335), whose product MVVINYQISESILKSIESNKQLIVLNTFNEQSADDLIQSWNTINSEYLGVLDNHSIWCNLIIHSMEFNKFLKIYNIEYFNRQTILIIKNGKVLNTIEFDSNINYSKCLNMIDLDENYSCSNYQLIERQKLLKLIKRRNSSCISAKNRAQFCNIRIKLPNSSLIVHEFDLIENNLNDIRKFLTSKISEDNIDLNQFIFIHLRPRKDFTKLDEIKTLKSVGIDDKTTLYLVKHSIARRRLSFHWKFMFSWISSFWH is encoded by the coding sequence ATGGTTGTAATCAATTATCAGATCAGTGAATCCATATTAAAATCgattgaatcaaataagCAACTAATTGTATTGAATACTTTCAATGAACAATCAGCGGATGATCTCATACAGAGTTGGAACACTATCAATTCGGAATATCTAGGTGTTTTGGATAACCATTCAATTTGGTGCAATTTAATCATTCATTCAATggaatttaataaatttttgaagatttataacattgaatatttcaacaggcaaacaatattaataatTAAGAATGGTAAAGTACTGAATACCATCGAATTTGATAGCAATATTAATTATTCTAAATGTCTAAATATGATTGATTTAGATGAAAACTATTCTTGTTCCAATTATCAATTGATAGAACGAcagaaattgttgaaattgattaagagaagaaattcaTCATGTATATCTGCGAAAAATAGGGCCCAATTTTGCAATATACGAATCAAATTGCCCAATTCATCGCTAATAGTACACGAATTTGACTTGATTGAGAATAATTTAAACGATATAAGGAAATTCTTGACTTCTAAAATTAGCGAAGATAATATCgatttaaatcaatttatcttcatccACTTAAGGccaagaaaagattttacCAAGTTAGATGAAATTAAGACTTTGAAATCAGTAGGTATCGACGATAAAACCACTCTTTATTTGGTCAAACACAGTATCGCTAGAAGACGATTATCATTTCATTGGAAATTTATGTTTAGTTGGATTTCCAGCTTTTggcattga
- the CHK1 gene encoding serine/threonine protein kinase CHK1 (similar to Saccharomyces cerevisiae CHK1 (YBR274W); ancestral locus Anc_1.336): protein MSTFCEEDLPKIKDVIIGETIGQGSFGIVKSARIKDSNQNNIFAIKFIHLPSANDKGITEREISREVSIHMKCSNHPNILKFIDCNVTNKFLWMVLEMADGGDLFDKIEPDYGVDSHIAQFYFQQLIRALDYLHNTCGIAHRDIKPENILLDKDGNLKLADFGLASSFKRKDGTMRLSHDQRGSPPYMAPEILTLNSPYHANITDIWSVGVLLFVLLAGQVPWELPVNEDSDYNAFIKNNGNINAGPWSKIKLDQLNLLRKILHSDPSKRATLTTLKSHRWFLKKNMYANSKGLCKDPDLLLKNLLSNLHVSLTNENYEIFTQNMNNDNAHNKVISTQPVTNDLAELMHGSNSISNDNDGPFISHTQVKNKSIMTQQENNWIQYINNDIANLQFINEDNMTYLQSQLISNTHKKKLLFNPVKLTKFYTIHSMNILLTILEQALELSGVKFKSELYENFLKLEDKLGPKNVFPLAINLKLSDCRGGTLSGLVSIINYEGELKIIQFERKSGDPLEWRRFFKKIALLCRDIILIPN from the coding sequence ATGTCGACCTTTTGTGAGGAAGATTTACCCAAGATTAAAGATGTTATTATAGGAGAGACGATTGGTCAAGGATCTTTTGGGATAGTTAAAAGTGCACGCATTAAAGATTcgaatcaaaataatatctttgcaatcaaatttattcatttacCCTCTGCTAATGACAAAGGTATCACTGAACGAGAAATTTCTCGAGAAGTGTCAATTCACATGAAATGCTCCAATCATCcgaatattttgaaatttatagATTGTAATGTAACAAATAAGTTTCTTTGGATGGTATTAGAGATGGCTGATGGTGGTGATCTCTTCGATAAAATTGAGCCTGACTACGGTGTGGATTCTCATATAGCACAATTCTATTTCCAGCAACTCATTAGAGCGCTGGATTATCTACACAACACATGTGGCATTGCTCATAGAGATATTAAACCAGAAAATATCTTACTTGACAAGGATGGCAACTTGAAATTGGCAGATTTCGGTCTTGCATCTTCATTCAAGAGGAAAGATGGTACAATGCGGCTTTCACACGATCAAAGAGGCTCACCACCATACATGGCGCCTGAAATTCTCACTTTGAATAGTCCATACCATGCTAATATAACCGATATTTGGTCTGTCGGTGTTCTTCTATTCGTACTACTTGCAGGTCAAGTCCCATGGGAACTCCCAGTCAATGAAGACTCAGATTACAATGCATTCATAAAGAATAATGGTAATATCAATGCCGGACCATGGTCAAAGATTAAACTAgatcaattaaatttacTAAGGAAAATTCTACACTCAGATCCATCAAAAAGAGCAACTTTGACAACTCTTAAAAGTCATCGCTGgtttctgaaaaaaaacatgtatgcaaattcaaaagGTTTATGTAAAGATCCTGatttacttttgaaaaaccttttatcaaatttacaCGTTTCACtaacaaatgaaaattatgaaattttcactcaaaatatgaataatgACAATGCTCATAATAAAGTCATTTCCACTCAGCCTGTCACCAATGACTTGGCTGAACTCATGCATGGTTCTAATAGTATATCTAACGACAACGACGGACCTTTCATTTCACATACGCaagtgaaaaataaatctataATGACacaacaagaaaataattggattcaatatataaataatgatattgctaatttacaattcataaatgaagataatatGACATATTTACAATCACAACTAATATCCAATACCCacaagaagaagttgcTTTTCAACCCCGTGAAATTGACTAAGTTTTATACAATACATTCCATGAATATACTTTTAACAATCTTGGAACAAGCATTAGAATTATCCGGAGTCAAGTTTAAATCAGAACTAtacgaaaattttttaaaacttgaagataaattggGCCCTAAGAATGTCTTTCCTTTAGCCATAAACTTGAAACTGAGTGACTGCAGAGGTGGCACTTTAAGTGGGCTCGTTTCAATTATAAATTATGAAGGAGAGttgaaaattattcaattcgAAAGAAAATCCGGAGATCCTCTGGAATGGagaagatttttcaaaaaaattgcattaCTTTGTAGAGATATAATCCTAATCCCAAACTAA
- the RIF1 gene encoding DNA-binding protein RIF1 (similar to Saccharomyces cerevisiae RIF1 (YBR275C); ancestral locus Anc_1.337) translates to MSDESHKDASPKKNMKALAMIDKHISQRTLQKKNLSPSSTWVKPSMSNQLSAQPQQNAAYWNSANNTSPTPKRRKITSSSEATLPEGSKNFTVLNKAFEVVGQGPSEDILSSPGQKSVAFSDRIDSSPERITAKSSPTPSSTSKPPVKSILRNPGATQDTDEELNHEKSQRDSIVPIDNDSSETNPNNISYWTGGEIHSLKDHNNLAEFKQVIEGGLYVLSSNSDPHNSRRFEIYATFNNLCRGLSASDHVSETNEKKINILFQKLETITDVCLPHLDWEQKKLLGTTTKKDPFSSRIYIQIVRFFTILLSNQILVRRLSKRKTLIAKLSTFYEYSIDTLSNSNSNKVMIISHISFLKEEKFGSYYLPSHTIDNLTSIVPNIKEVDSVNLSTEKLMLLRRFLEKYPDMMFNKASLWLPGEVLLRILLDDGSNGWKCIIAAISVLLDFLRLCLDHDNTQINIYQSIEVDKLNDVVPQKFLPKMQQYLKDKSLLESMTLGQVIRDHINYFLLANKHYKIAADLWLAMVGLLYRKADKIEELSAGTYENNWLSLNSSCFEIPEEHIKLMSLKVWRILFYGVCSEISGKFDEKDLLMLNLLRRPFELSEGQHTMPAVRDGLLYCLNGLTFTIVSTVNVNNDAKRFGFFWDNLLKPLFISFLKTSPNNQLRARVIHLLALMMGGHGFDVVKRKRRPGDQEPYTTKKQKVIRAYADPVRVVAATGISLDDITSLHPNVLNENYLSIMGLCMDNTGAHPLSYLTDKLLYLLLSKLPEHLRNTEVLEAFSDVLSFVVNRSVRISSKANTVRIFSTHSSKLAITFKDILFDKNSKAFTNYIAKFNMLSDREGTCLLTFLKQLLNNSKGIIPELFVVENFLLIGNKEVDSYLSNWVGSTLFPPSLSKDEIIALAHCVSTIHTEKAIENFIDYSKKIEQLDVVTLLHLGAWDESDFCFFVKAYLAKRKNVSVTHLIALLQKLLPSRPETFTELLPTLLEYGHKELVSDCVKKNPILIESLLPKYPDNLSDFFSADEILAFVPDMKNFSSETQVILLKEAWEKSGLSTVVKNFDSVASCLFEQALDGSISNVRKILTDSILSSIIKDERWDLLNNFFVTAYLNGRDTGLLDNFFTKVDSESLEHFQPNFLVAICDRLGYSERRKNVLKKCFFVKEKEYVISLIEALIKSKKFDVLNDLRSEFITFLLVHSKDPSLTFEKQYVDGINNFILLLKEQSEDVVVDFMVYLISPMQKQMSINDKTVLKYMISDEYIKNVSIKRIPKFDDLVDHLIALEKQDSSNLTMTSFSDSSLSTPEGLQISNNKNSEESAEIQVMGTQDVNKISGISNMRAIHSPQVNFSDSRHSTKIIASSPNVVNGQDRNLAMKKENKVPTISGTEDKKIFVNSSSDIISCSDDAHHLNLFEGDKNANRLDDSSEEQMKNFVERQEGEKENVKEKFRQGSASKKSERQRDIAHAGSKTNDRLRPQNDSTSSDITNTKGNFAVKNNKEIMKTYRGHGDLMTSPVRFYEIEKDDGIPISVSSPIKRQKINFLLPNSNVIERNLKATQETEISNNGNATDIVPIEVNGDHMDNDGAVSLAGNATGGGKNNNVVIEAVTPNSESDRGRHVRISSDSITNKVSRNDDFVPVESTRNSSDNDDFVPIEAAIEEDNFIEEMEKEAIRNLERPAKHHIPSIRIPLFNVSRPSGRENTKQQKDNTHTGAISTFSDVGVKINEGNFNTIEDKKMNPSFNESTEVLAGKTNSKGMEARKDEFKDDIEDDEIESSSSEDRMQDDEEYRDEASSASTQSLRDHFPSQNARKLVRYINELGHEELLQFLPEEKRNLRIELLDFLMKLEHYSDK, encoded by the coding sequence ATGTCAGACGAATCTCATAAAGATGCTTCTCCcaagaagaatatgaagGCATTAGCCATGATTGATAAACACATATCCCAAAGAACATTACAGAAGAAGAACCTATCGCCGTCATCTACGTGGGTAAAACCATCTATGTCAAATCAACTGTCTGCACAACCACAGCAGAACGCAGCATATTGGAACAGTGCAAATAACACCTCTCCTACCCCAAAAAGGCGCAAAATAACATCAAGTTCTGAGGCTACCTTACCTGAGGGAAGTAAGAATTTCACAGTGTTAAATAAAGCTTTTGAAGTTGTTGGCCAAGGACCCtctgaagatattttatcttcaCCCGGACAGAAAAGCGTTGCATTTTCTGATAGGATTGACTCGTCACCTGAAAGAATTACTGCAAAATCATCACCGACACCATCATCCACATCAAAGCCACCAGTGAAATCTATACTGCGAAATCCCGGTGCAACTCAAGATACAGATGAGGAATTAAATCATGAGAAATCACAGAGAGACAGTATCGTACCTATCGATAATGATAGTTCAGAAACTAATCCTAATAATATTTCCTATTGGACTGGCGGCGAAATACACAGTTTGAAAGACCACAATAATCTTGCTGAGTTTAAACAAGTTATTGAAGGCGGGCTGTATGTATTATCAAGCAATAGTGACCCACATAATTCACGTCGTTTTGAGATATATGCAACTTTTAATAACCTTTGTCGAGGGCTAAGTGCCAGTGATCATGTTTCTGAaactaatgaaaaaaagattaacattttatttcaaaaattggaaactATTACGGATGTTTGCTTACCTCATTTGGATTGGGaacagaagaaattgttggGAACAACTACAAAGAAGGATCCGTTCAGTTCAAGGATTTACATTCAGATTGTCCGTTTTTTTACTATCttactttcaaatcaaatactGGTAAGGAGGCTGTCAAAACGCAAGACATTGATAGCCAAACTTTCAACCTTCTATGAATACTCCATCGATACATTAAgtaattcaaattcaaacaaAGTAATGATTATCTCACATATAAGTTTTTTGAAGGAGGAAAAATTTGGTTCTTACTATTTACCAAGTCATACTATAGATAATTTGACTTCAATTGTCCCTAATATTAAGGAAGTGGATAGTGTAAACCTAAGTACTGAGAAGCTCATGTTGCTGCGTCGCTTTTTGGAGAAATATCCCGATATGATGTTTAATAAAGCTTCTTTGTGGCTGCCAGGTGAAGTGCTACTGAGAATTCTTTTAGATGATGGATCAAATGGTTGGAAATGTATCATAGCAGCTATTTCTGTTCTACTTGATTTTTTAAGACTATGTTTGGATCACGATAACACCCAGATAAACATTTATCAATCCATTGAAGTtgataaattaaatgatgTCGTACCACAAAAATTCTTACCTAAGATGCAACAATACCTGAAGGATAAATCCTTACTTGAGTCGATGACTTTGGGTCAGGTAATACGAGATCACATCAATTACTTCTTATTAGCTAACAAACATTATAAAATTGCAGCAGATCTCTGGTTGGCTATGGTTGGTTTACTTTATAGGAAAGCTGACAAGATAGAAGAGCTTTCAGCAGGAACTTACGAGAATAACTGGCTCTCACTAAATTCTTcatgttttgaaattcCAGAGGAGCATATCAAATTGATGTCATTGAAAGTCTGGAGAATATTGTTCTACGGTGTTTGTTCTGAAATCAGCGGCAAATTTGACGAAAAGGATTTGTTGATGCTAAACTTACTACGAAGACCATTCGAGCTTTCCGAGGGTCAGCATACCATGCCTGCAGTACGGGATGGTCTCTTATATTGCTTGAACGGACTTACTTTTACGATAGTGTCGACTGTTAACGTTAATAACGACGCCAAGAGATTCGGTTTCTTCTGGGATAATTTGTTAAAACCTTTATTTATAAGTTTTTTAAAAACATCACCAAACAATCAATTACGCGCTAGAGTTATTCATTTACTGGCACTTATGATGGGAGGACATGGTTTTGATGTGGTTAAACGGAAACGCCGACCTGGAGATCAAGAGCCTTATACCACCAAGAAGCAGAAAGTCATACGAGCCTACGCGGATCCTGTTAGGGTTGTTGCAGCTACAGGTATTTCACTGGATGACATTACAAGTCTTCATCCCAACgttttaaatgaaaattacCTATCGATCATGGGTTTATGTATGGACAACACCGGAGCCCATCCCTTGAGTTATTTAACGGATAAGCTTTTATACTTACTTCTCAGCAAGCTTCCAGAACATCTTCGAAATACCGAGGTGCTAGAGGCATTTTCGGATGTATTATCTTTCGTGGTCAACCGTTCGGTACGCATCTCTTCCAAGGCAAATACTGTAAGGATTTTTTCAACACATTCCTCTAAACTGGCTATTactttcaaagatattCTATTTGACAAGAATAGCAAGGCCTTTACAAATTATATtgccaaattcaatatgTTAAGTGATCGCGAAGGGACATGTCTTCTGACTTTCCTAAAGCAGCTATTGAACAATAGTAAAGGTATTATTCCAGAGCtttttgttgttgaaaACTTCTTACTCATAGGTAACAAGGAAGTCGACTCATATTTGTCAAATTGGGTGGGTTCTACATTATTCCCTCCTTCACTTTCCAAGGATGAGATTATTGCATTAGCTCATTGTGTTAGCACGATTCATACCGAAAAAGCTATTGAAAACTTCATTGACTATTCCAAAAAGATTGAACAACTTGATGTTGTAACTCTACTGCACCTGGGTGCTTGGGATGAGAGTGATTTCTGTTTTTTCGTAAAAGCATACCTTgctaaaagaaaaaatgtttCAGTAACGCATCTTATCGCTCTTttgcaaaaattgttaCCGTCAAGGCCAGAGACGTTTACTGAACTGTTACCTACTCTACTAGAATATGGACATAAGGAACTCGTGTCTGACTGTGTAAAAAAGAATCCGATCTTAATTGAATCTTTACTTCCCAAGTATCCAGATAATCTGTCAGATTTTTTCTCAGCTGATGAGATATTGGCTTTCGTCCCTGatatgaagaattttaGTTCTGAGACACAAGTCATCTTACTAAAAGAAGCCTGGGAAAAGTCTGGATTGAGTACAGttgtaaaaaattttgattctgtCGCTTCGTGCTTGTTTGAACAGGCATTAGACGGTAGTATCTCTAATGTTCGAAAGATATTAACAGATTCAATACTGTCAAGCATCATTAAGGATGAGCGGTGGGAtcttttaaataatttttttgtgaCTGCCTATCTAAATGGGCGGGATACAGGACTACTAGATAATTTCTTCACAAAAGTGGACAGTGAAAGTCTGGAACACTTTCAGCCGAATTTTCTCGTTGCAATATGTGATAGATTAGGTTACTCGGAAAGAAGGAAGAATGTGCTAAAAAAGTGTTTTTTTGttaaagaaaaggaatatGTCATCTCTTTGATCGAAGCTCTTATCAAatctaaaaaatttgatgtaCTCAATGATTTAAGATCAGaatttattacattttTGTTGGTTCATTCCAAAGATCCAAGTCTCACGTTTGAAAAGCAATATGTTGACGGgataaataattttattctcTTACTGAAGGAGCAGTCCGAGGATGTTGTCGTGGATTTCATGGTATATTTGATATCGCCAATGCAGAAACAAATGTctattaatgataaaacCGTATTGAAATACATGATTTCTGATGAATACATAAAAAATGTTTCGATAAAAAGAATACCGAAATTTGATGACTTAGTTGACCATCTTATAGCGCTAGAAAAGCAGGATAGCTCAAACTTGACTATGACCAGTTTTTCGGACAGCTCACTTTCGACACCTGAGGGCttacaaatttcaaataataaaaattctgAAGAGTCAGCTGAAATTCAAGTTATGGGTACCCAAGACGTTAATAAGATATCTGGCATAAGTAACATGCGTGCTATTCATTCTCCACAGGTGAATTTTTCGGATTCTCGACACAGCACTAAAATTATTGCAAGTAGTCCAAATGTTGTGAATGGTCAGGACCGCAATTTGgcaatgaaaaaagaaaacaagGTACCCACAATTTCAGGCACAGaggacaaaaaaatatttgtcaACAGCAGTTCAGATATAATAAGTTGCAGTGATGATGCCCaccatttaaatttatttgagGGGGACAAGAATGCCAATAGGCTTGATGATTCCTCAGAAGAACAGATGAAAAACTTCGTCGAAAGGCAAGAAGGAGAAAAAGAGAatgtaaaagaaaaatttcgaCAAGGGTCTGCATCAAAAAAGAGTGAAAGACAGAGAGATATAGCGCATGCTGGATCAAAAACCAATGATCGTCTAAGACCTCAAAACGATTCCACTTCCTCTGATATAACGAATACGAAAGGTAATTTTGCAgtcaaaaataataaagagATAATGAAAACATACCGTGGCCATGGGGACTTGATGACGTCGCCCGTAAGGTTTTacgaaattgaaaaagatgatgGTATTCCCATATCTGTTTCATCACCTATTAAGAGgcagaaaataaattttttgttgccaaattcaaatgttatagaaagaaatttaaagGCTACACAGGAGACAGAAATTAGTAACAATGGCAATGCTACTGATATCGTTCCTATCGAAGTCAATGGTGATCACATGGATAATGATGGTGCTGTTTCTCTTGCAGGTAATGCTACTGGTGGCGGCAAAAATAACAATGTCGTCATTGAAGCTGTTACTCCTAATAGTGAATCTGATCGTGGTAGACATGTCAGAATTAGTAGCGATTCAATCACTAATAAGGTAAGTCGTAATGACGATTTTGTGCCGGTGGAATCAACTAGAAACAGTagtgataatgatgatttcGTCCCTATTGAAGCTGCCATTGAAGAAGACAACTTCatagaagaaatggaaaaagaGGCAATCAGAAACTTGGAGAGGCCAGCTAAACATCACATCCCTAGTATACGTATACCTCTTTTCAATGTATCTCGACCTTCTGGAAGAGAAAACACGAAGCAGCAAAAAGACAATACACATACTGGCGCTATTAGTACTTTTAGTGATGTTGGTgtcaaaatcaatgaagGTAACTTCAACACGATAGAGGACAAGAAAATGAACCCCTCCTTTAATGAATCGACCGAAGTGTTAGCAGGAAaaacaaattcaaaaggAATGGAAGCAAGGAAAGATGAATTCAAGGATGACatagaagatgatgagatcgaatcatcttcttctgaagATCGCATgcaagatgatgaagaatacAGAGATGAAGCATCTAGTGCATCCACGCAGTCGTTAAGAGATCATTTTCCTTCACAAAATGCGAGGAAATTGGTTAGATACATAAATGAATTAGGCCATGAAGAGCTTttacaatttcttccagAAGAAAAACGTAATTTaagaattgaattattagaCTTTTTAATGAAGTTGGAACATTATTCAGATAAATAG